Proteins found in one Pantoea cypripedii genomic segment:
- a CDS encoding DMT family transporter, whose translation MRTSDTLRLLLLAAIWGASFLFMRIAVPALGAVNTAFLRVLCGTCGLLVIMAILKMPLRFDGKLRWAMLLGVINSGLPFLMYCLAARVLPAGYSAILNATAPLMGVIMGAAFFAEKLTLKKVLGMVAGFAGILLISATGEAHLTRALMLGILACMVATTCYGMAGFLAKRWISARGGLDATKVAFGSQLGASVFLLPFFAVTAPQTATSQWQIPEVWACILAVGFICTALAYILYFRLLADIGPLRTLTVTFLIPPFGIFWGWLVLGEKLNEGFTAGALLIVCAVWLVVSADRPARLVASTK comes from the coding sequence ACTGGCGGCTATCTGGGGCGCCAGCTTTTTGTTTATGCGCATTGCCGTCCCGGCACTGGGGGCGGTAAATACCGCGTTTCTGCGGGTGTTATGTGGCACCTGCGGCCTGCTGGTAATTATGGCGATCCTGAAAATGCCGCTGCGTTTTGACGGTAAACTACGCTGGGCAATGCTGCTTGGGGTCATTAACTCCGGCCTTCCCTTTCTGATGTATTGTCTTGCCGCCCGCGTCCTCCCGGCTGGTTATTCCGCCATCCTTAACGCCACCGCGCCATTGATGGGGGTCATCATGGGGGCCGCCTTCTTCGCGGAAAAGCTTACGTTGAAGAAAGTGCTTGGCATGGTAGCCGGTTTTGCCGGCATCCTGCTGATCAGTGCCACCGGAGAGGCCCATCTCACCCGCGCGTTAATGCTGGGCATCCTTGCCTGCATGGTCGCCACCACCTGCTATGGCATGGCCGGGTTCCTCGCTAAACGCTGGATTAGTGCGCGTGGTGGGCTGGATGCCACCAAAGTGGCGTTTGGTAGCCAGCTCGGTGCCTCGGTCTTTCTGCTGCCATTTTTTGCCGTTACCGCCCCGCAAACGGCAACCAGCCAATGGCAAATCCCCGAAGTCTGGGCCTGCATTCTGGCGGTGGGTTTTATCTGTACCGCACTGGCCTACATTCTCTACTTTCGCCTGCTGGCTGATATTGGGCCGCTGCGCACGCTGACTGTCACCTTCCTGATCCCGCCTTTTGGCATCTTCTGGGGCTGGCTGGTGTTGGGTGAAAAACTTAATGAGGGCTTTACCGCAGGGGCGCTGTTGATTGTTTGCGCGGTGTGGCTGGTCGTCAGTGCTGATCGGCCAGCGCGTCTGGTTGCCAGCACGAAATAG
- a CDS encoding MurR/RpiR family transcriptional regulator encodes MASGNKIKNRVDVLGERYRARAAALSPQLQTVVRYIHENREAVVEATAMEIAAATQSSDATVVRAVQALGFAGLRDLKKTLVAWFGPAMNSEDKMITTVGELSCDINSGIDFVLGGHKRACDALSEPHNRQAISAAVALLIEARQVGLFGINASGVLADYSRRLFVRIGIPAVALNRSGVALAEQLIALQRGDVLIMMAQKSAHREGITTVKEAKRLGIPIILLTNATDSFFAKEADVVINVPRGGEDGRMPLHGTVLVCLEMLILSVASATASRTVKTMKRIQDLNRSMKPGKK; translated from the coding sequence ATGGCATCAGGCAATAAAATAAAAAATCGGGTCGATGTGCTGGGTGAACGTTATCGTGCACGAGCTGCGGCCCTGTCACCCCAGCTACAAACGGTGGTGCGCTATATCCACGAAAATCGTGAGGCGGTGGTAGAGGCGACCGCCATGGAAATTGCTGCCGCGACGCAAAGTTCTGATGCCACCGTGGTGCGTGCCGTGCAGGCATTGGGTTTTGCCGGGTTGCGTGATTTAAAAAAAACGCTGGTCGCCTGGTTTGGACCGGCGATGAATTCCGAAGACAAAATGATTACGACCGTGGGCGAGCTTTCCTGCGATATTAATTCCGGCATTGATTTCGTATTAGGCGGACATAAACGCGCCTGTGATGCGTTATCAGAACCACATAATCGCCAGGCCATCTCTGCGGCGGTGGCGTTATTGATTGAAGCGCGTCAGGTGGGGTTGTTTGGTATTAATGCGTCAGGCGTACTGGCGGATTACAGCCGTCGTTTATTTGTGCGTATCGGCATTCCGGCGGTGGCGCTCAACCGGTCCGGGGTGGCGCTGGCTGAGCAACTGATTGCCCTTCAGCGCGGCGATGTGTTGATCATGATGGCGCAAAAATCGGCCCATCGTGAGGGTATCACCACGGTAAAGGAGGCAAAGCGCCTCGGTATCCCGATTATTCTGCTGACCAACGCCACCGATTCGTTTTTTGCGAAGGAGGCGGATGTGGTGATCAATGTGCCACGCGGCGGAGAAGATGGCCGCATGCCGCTGCATGGCACGGTGCTGGTGTGTCTCGAAATGCTGATTTTGTCGGTGGCATCGGCCACGGCGTCGCGCACCGTCAAAACCATGAAACGTATTCAGGATCTGAATCGCAGCATGAAACCCGGCAAAAAATAG
- a CDS encoding TonB-dependent siderophore receptor — protein MNNNQPFTFKKKPHPAIIAAIYGVTIFTPGISFATEENNTLTVTAQENSDQGYNATSSSVASKTPTPRVNEAQSVSVVTQQQLDDYQVSNLSEAMRFVSGVTEGNTLAGTEDGFVRRGFGSNSDGSIYRDGVRSSQGLNFDATTERVEVLKGSASLLYGIQNPGGVINVISKKPQYEWHTKVSGRYASEGGGAGTVDVTGPLGNGFAFRLIAEKQNQDYWRNFGTDKHTLIAPSLQWYGEKASFLISYEDYQYDIPYDRGTAFINGKPVNIGYKDRLDDKANHAWGHNKTLNAHYDWQFNDDWSTRLTFGMNQRQYDNNEVRVTAINTTTGAVTRRADANRGFNHKTKYVSWDVMGTPEIFGMTHNLVVGTDYEMNQTYRAHQYQGKSNSDFNLYDPQYDLMSPVTDSSTEKTANANLLNRIHSRSVYAKDSISLTSNWIAVVGGRYQHYEQRASQGWDPVVETMNDEGNKFLPQAGLIYKLTPDVSLYGSVSKSFTPSTDVDDDGNVGKPEQGTTWEVGSKWQISPRLFASVALYRIDERDMSLSINGETRAIDKARSSGAEFELNGEVLPGWDLSANYSYDKAEIVNDGVNSANNGNRLQNAPRHSGALYLSHNLTFNAIPGDFRVGGGARYVGARAGDPENSFTMPDYVVADSFIAWNNRLLGNKTQLKLNLNNLFNKHYYTSSGGNLRVREGATRNFMLEASVEF, from the coding sequence ATGAATAACAATCAGCCGTTCACTTTTAAAAAGAAACCTCATCCGGCCATTATTGCGGCTATTTATGGGGTGACAATTTTTACACCAGGAATCAGTTTTGCCACAGAGGAAAATAATACCCTCACCGTAACGGCACAGGAAAACAGCGATCAAGGTTACAACGCCACCAGCAGCTCGGTTGCCAGCAAAACCCCGACGCCACGCGTTAATGAAGCGCAATCCGTCAGCGTCGTCACTCAGCAACAGCTGGATGACTATCAGGTCAGCAACCTGTCAGAAGCGATGCGTTTTGTCAGTGGCGTTACCGAAGGGAATACCCTCGCTGGCACTGAAGATGGTTTTGTGCGGCGTGGCTTCGGCAGTAACTCGGATGGTTCCATCTACCGTGACGGCGTGCGCAGCAGCCAGGGGCTGAATTTCGATGCCACCACCGAACGAGTGGAAGTGTTAAAGGGATCCGCGTCCCTGCTGTATGGCATTCAGAATCCGGGTGGTGTGATCAATGTCATCAGTAAAAAGCCGCAATATGAATGGCACACCAAAGTCAGCGGTCGTTACGCCAGCGAAGGCGGCGGAGCTGGCACGGTGGATGTCACCGGCCCGCTCGGCAACGGCTTTGCCTTCCGTTTGATCGCGGAGAAACAAAACCAGGATTACTGGCGTAACTTCGGCACCGATAAACACACGCTGATTGCTCCCTCACTGCAATGGTATGGCGAAAAAGCCAGCTTCCTGATCAGTTATGAAGATTATCAGTACGATATCCCCTACGATCGCGGCACGGCATTTATCAACGGCAAGCCGGTGAACATTGGCTACAAGGACCGTCTCGATGACAAAGCCAACCACGCGTGGGGACATAACAAGACCCTGAATGCCCATTATGACTGGCAGTTCAACGATGACTGGAGCACCCGTCTGACCTTCGGCATGAACCAGCGTCAGTATGACAACAACGAAGTCAGGGTGACGGCGATCAACACCACCACCGGTGCCGTAACGCGCCGCGCTGATGCCAACCGTGGTTTCAACCACAAAACCAAATATGTTTCGTGGGATGTGATGGGCACGCCGGAAATCTTCGGCATGACGCACAACCTGGTGGTCGGTACCGATTATGAAATGAACCAGACCTATCGTGCGCATCAGTATCAGGGCAAATCCAACAGCGATTTCAATCTGTACGATCCGCAATACGATTTGATGTCGCCGGTGACCGATAGCAGCACCGAGAAAACCGCCAACGCCAATCTGCTGAACCGTATTCACAGCCGTTCGGTGTACGCCAAGGACAGCATCTCTCTGACCTCAAACTGGATCGCCGTCGTCGGCGGACGTTACCAGCATTATGAGCAACGTGCTTCACAAGGCTGGGACCCGGTTGTCGAGACCATGAACGATGAAGGCAACAAGTTCCTGCCGCAGGCCGGGTTAATCTACAAACTGACGCCAGATGTGTCGCTGTATGGCAGCGTCAGCAAATCCTTCACCCCGTCGACAGATGTGGATGATGATGGCAATGTCGGCAAACCTGAGCAGGGCACCACCTGGGAAGTGGGCAGCAAGTGGCAAATTTCGCCACGCCTGTTCGCCAGCGTGGCGCTGTATCGCATCGATGAACGCGATATGTCGCTCAGCATCAACGGTGAAACCCGCGCCATCGACAAAGCACGTTCCAGTGGTGCCGAATTTGAGTTGAATGGTGAAGTCCTGCCGGGCTGGGATCTGAGCGCCAACTACAGCTACGACAAGGCGGAAATCGTCAATGATGGCGTGAACTCAGCCAATAACGGCAACCGTCTGCAAAATGCGCCGCGTCATTCTGGTGCGCTATATCTGAGCCATAATCTGACGTTTAACGCGATCCCGGGTGATTTCCGCGTCGGTGGCGGTGCACGCTATGTGGGCGCGCGTGCGGGTGATCCCGAGAACAGCTTCACCATGCCGGATTACGTCGTCGCCGATAGCTTTATTGCCTGGAACAATCGTCTGCTGGGCAACAAAACCCAGCTGAAACTGAACCTGAATAACCTGTTTAATAAACATTATTACACCTCAAGCGGCGGCAATCTGCGCGTGCGTGAAGGTGCCACCCGTAACTTTATGCTAGAGGCCAGCGTTGAATTCTAA
- a CDS encoding ABC transporter substrate-binding protein: MVALLLLTFSSAALAKTITDIDGNPVTIPDNPQRIVLGESRMLYTLAMLEPGDPFQRIIGWPQDLKRYDSQMWDIFARKFPQMLKIPVLGAGGTNDINPEQVLALKPDVVILPSLARYDDGDLRLVAMLKAAHIPVVKIDLRVHLLKNTTRSVQILGEVLNQTARAESFNRFYQAHLQVIQQRLASYHGPKPTVLLQLHLGRRNECCVTAVKGSLGELLHAAGGDNIASKTVQGVFGRLSEETVIATQPEYYFATGAGDNDAQGVLKLGPAVAPAAVQSSFSAMTTKQNGLRELQALHNGHAAVIWMNFYLSPWHIAATEFMAKTLYPQLFNDVQPEQTLKQIFHDYLPIPYSGTYFLQMRP; encoded by the coding sequence ATGGTGGCGCTGCTGCTGCTGACGTTCAGCAGCGCCGCGCTGGCAAAAACTATCACCGATATCGACGGTAACCCGGTGACGATTCCCGATAACCCCCAGCGTATCGTGCTGGGGGAAAGTCGCATGCTGTATACGCTGGCGATGCTGGAACCTGGCGATCCCTTTCAGCGCATCATCGGCTGGCCGCAGGATCTGAAAAGATACGACAGCCAGATGTGGGACATTTTCGCCCGCAAGTTCCCGCAGATGCTGAAGATCCCGGTATTGGGTGCGGGCGGCACCAACGACATAAACCCGGAACAGGTGCTGGCGCTCAAACCGGATGTGGTGATCCTGCCCAGCCTGGCGCGTTATGACGATGGGGATTTACGTCTGGTGGCGATGCTGAAAGCCGCGCACATCCCGGTGGTGAAGATCGATCTGCGTGTGCATTTGCTGAAAAACACCACGCGCAGCGTGCAGATCCTCGGTGAAGTGCTGAACCAGACGGCGCGCGCCGAATCGTTCAACCGATTCTATCAGGCGCATTTACAGGTGATTCAGCAACGGCTGGCGAGTTATCACGGACCAAAACCAACGGTACTGCTGCAACTGCATCTTGGACGACGCAATGAATGCTGTGTCACTGCCGTCAAAGGCAGCCTGGGCGAGTTACTGCATGCCGCAGGCGGCGACAACATTGCCAGCAAAACTGTGCAGGGGGTGTTTGGTCGGCTGAGTGAGGAAACCGTGATCGCCACGCAGCCGGAATATTACTTCGCCACCGGCGCGGGCGATAACGATGCGCAAGGCGTGTTAAAACTGGGTCCGGCGGTTGCGCCCGCAGCGGTACAAAGCAGCTTCAGCGCCATGACAACAAAACAGAATGGTCTGCGCGAATTGCAGGCGTTACATAACGGCCATGCGGCGGTGATCTGGATGAATTTCTATCTCAGCCCGTGGCACATCGCTGCGACTGAATTTATGGCTAAGACGTTATATCCGCAGCTGTTTAACGATGTGCAGCCTGAACAGACGTTAAAGCAAATCTTCCACGATTATCTGCCCATTCCCTACAGCGGAACTTATTTCCTTCAAATGCGCCCGTAG